From one Leguminivora glycinivorella isolate SPB_JAAS2020 chromosome 5, LegGlyc_1.1, whole genome shotgun sequence genomic stretch:
- the LOC125226339 gene encoding GTPase Era, mitochondrial has product MSTIMLSAFRMTYSKAIVCRAVYYSSQPEYASKTINKVVNVAIIGAPNSGKSTLINNIVERKICAASNKVHTTTKLVRVMCFQNDTQIIFLDTPGVATEKEQKRYKLPDSMINACHKSLRCADVIGVVHDISNKWTKDNLHTDVLNMLNSAQSIPSFLIINKIDKLESKRQLLSVIRNLTNGMIAGNPVNGPETDSRKKRRERGYSHFSDIFLVSALNGDGVKDIKDYLISNAKPASLHYSPEEWTDQTPESLIEEAVRAKFLDFLAQELPYNLKIELEYYENLDEKIICSVSVECPSDRIARLISGAGGGRLQQIKSQTRNDLVDLFKKPVVISIQLKVKPKL; this is encoded by the exons ATGTCTACAATCATGTTGAGTGCTTTTCGTATGACATACAGTAAAGCAATTGTCTGCCGCGCAGTGTATTATTCTTCACAGCCTGAATATGCGAGTAAAACAATTAACAAAGTAGTGAACGTTGCCATAATTGGTGCTCCTAATTCTGGGAAAAGTACTCTAATCAATAatattgttgaaagaaag ATATGCGCTGCTTCGAATAAAGTCCACACTACTACGAAACTTGTTAGGGTGATGTGTTTTCAAAATGACACTCaaattatatttcttgacaCACCTGGAGTTGCCACTGAGAAAGAACAGAAAAG ataCAAGCTCCCAGACTCCATGATAAATGCTTGTCACAAAAGCCTCCGATGTGCAGACGTGATAGGAGTAGTCCATGATATCTCCAACAAGTGGACCAAAGACAACTTACACACTGATGTACTCAACATGCTGAACAGTGCTCAGAGCATACCTAGTTTTCTGATTATTAATAAA ATTGACAAATTGGAATCAAAAAGGCAGCTATTATCTGTAATAAGGAATTTGACCAATGGGATGATTGCTGGGAACCCGGTGAATGGCCCTGAGACTGATAGCAGAAAAAAGAGAAGAGAAAGGGGTTATAGCCACTTTTCTGACATTTTCTTGGTATCAGCTTTAAATGGCGATGGAGTGAAGGACATTAAG GATTATCTCATCAGTAATGCTAAGCCTGCTTCTCTACACTACTCTCCAGAAGAATGGACTGACCAAACGCCAGAATCTTTAATAGAGGAAGCAGTCCGTGCCAAGTTTCTAGATTTCCTGGCTCAGGAGTTGCCTTATAACCTCAAAATTGAGCTAGAATATTATGAAAACCTGGACGAAAAAATTATCTGTTCCGTCTCCGTAGAATGCCCTTCAGACAGAATAGCTAGACTTATATCTGGAGCTGGTGGGGGCAGACTTCAACAAATCAAATCACAAACTAGGAATGACTTAGTAGATCTTTTCAAAAAGCCAGTTGTTATTAGTATTCAATTGAAAGTTAAACCTAAACTATAA
- the LOC125226652 gene encoding histone-lysine N-methyltransferase 2D-like produces MSEIKYKKEILSAIDHLRSRKSRPDINRICKFMLKCYKVAPKYTKADLKRCLKEKSIYKVDYKDNESYRNAAKWRRKTSQNNKMSTAIATSERRIITSAIATLIYQDQSYLENGIAFDDLVREAASQESKYSKKQLETIVNKELSSGSLVKLPNGNLALGPADHDGDSSDSFKFDYNVESNTKMTSSANSSCRSSPQRMRGRPKKRGGGSSSTGPSNSMTRNAGVRVGERRKMAKKVFDPSDNNVPSKRKRGRPVGSLNKSTIKKRLLITGQGSKDKEGTPLSESQMSLDGSGDELEQDEPTPHETSGGVCSVCHIQKSRGSSDRLIECRDCNNKAHLNCLHSGSGILKPRPDNTWQCPHCKTCVVCCETNDAGILTVCSICSDAYHALCHTPRIPERQKAWDQWECNNCLESRPTVVGSPAIIPSSLEYSIQDSPPVEPFLKPHELDRSESKLGKEVPVDPRIPDITNWTTDDVYDYFMENFAEAAPLLKEQEFDGHALSMARRADIVRGLGLPLGPALNLYRIVVKLQTRKDDWTMCWG; encoded by the exons ATGTCAGAGATAAAGtataaaaaagaaattttgtcaGCGATCGACCATTTGCGTTCAAGGAAATCGAGACCAGACATCAACCGAATTTGCAAGTTTATGTTAAAGTGCTACAAAGTTGCTCCTAAATACACTAAAGCAGATCTGAAACGTTGTCTGAAAGAGaagagtatttataaagttgatTATAAAGATAATGAAAGCTACAGAAACGCTGCAAAGTGGCGAAGGAAAACAAGTCAAAACAACA AAATGTCAACAGCAATAGCAACAAGTGAGCGACGAATAATTACCTCGGCGATAGCCACTTTGATCTATCAAGATCAAAGCTATCTTGAGAATGGGATTGCATTTGATGATCTAGTACGGGAAGCTGCTTCCCAAGAATCTAAATACTCAAAGAAACAGTTGGAGACCATTGTCAATAAAGAGTTGTCTTCGGGGAGCCTTGTCAAGCTACCAAATGGAAATTTGGCATTGGGCCCTGCGGATCATGATGGTGACAGTTCAGACAGCTTTAAGTTTGACTACAATGTTGAGTCAAATACTAAG atGACTTCTTCAGCAAATTCTTCATGTCGATCATCACCACAACGGATGCGGGGACGGCCCAAGAAACGCGGCGGCGGCTCCTCCAGCACTGGGCCGAGCAATAGCATGACTAGAAACGCCGGCGTACGAGTTGGTGAAAGGCGAAAAATGGCTAAGAAAGTCTTTGACCCATCCGACAACAATGTCCCAAGCAAACGCAAAAGAGGAAGGCCTGTAGGATCCCTCAACAAGAGCACTATTAAAAAACGCCTTCTAATCACGGGACAGGGAAGTAAGGACAAAGAAGGCACACCCCTCTCAGAAAGCCAAATGTCTTTAGACGGAAGTGGCGACGAACTGGAGCAAGATGAACCTACACCCCATGAGACTTCAGGAGGTGTTTGCTCAGTGTGCCATATTCAGAAGTCCCGCGGGTCTAGTGACAGGCTGATTGAATGCAGAGACTGCAATAATAAGGCACACTTGAATTGTCTGCACTCGGGGTCTGGCATATTGAAACCCAGACCAGATAATACCTGGCAATGTCCACATTGCAAAACTTGTGTAGTATGCTGTGAAACCAATGATGCA GGAATATTAACAGTATGCAGCATATGTTCAGATGCATATCACGCGCTTTGCCACACTCCTCGTATTCCAGAGCGTCAGAAAGCGTGGGATCAATGGGAATGTAACAATTGCCTGGAGTCTCGGCCCACAGTTGTTGGTTCCCCAGCTATCATTCCCAGCAGCCTAGAATACAGTATTCAAGATTCGCCTCCCGTCGAACCGTTCTTAAAACCCCACGAGTTGGACAGATCTGAATCTAAACTTGGGAAAGAGGTGCCTGTGGATCCTAGGATACCTGATATCACTAATTGGACTACAGACGATGTCTATGATTACTTTATGGAGAATTTCGCAGAAGCTGCTCCATTGCTAAAGGAACAG GAATTCGATGGACATGCGTTGAGCATGGCACGGCGAGCTGACATCGTGCGAGGCTTGGGACTGCCCTTAGGACCAGCGCTTAACTTATACCGTATTGTAGTCAAGCTACAAACGAGGAAAGATGACTGGACTATGTGTTGGGGTTAG